A single region of the Vicia villosa cultivar HV-30 ecotype Madison, WI linkage group LG4, Vvil1.0, whole genome shotgun sequence genome encodes:
- the LOC131599005 gene encoding NAC domain-containing protein 86-like: MAPMSLPPGFRFHPTDEELVAYYLERKITGRIIELDIIAEVDLYKCEPWDLPEKSFLPSKDMEWYFYSPRDRKYPNGSRTNRATRGGYWKATGKDRAVNSQKRQVGMKKTLVYYKGRAPHGIRTNWVMHEYRLNESHPGASLSSLKDSYSLCRIFKKTIQISTKPNEEEQAEDTKKEIMMQGEDSSGNEIMETMDEKVINNNNNNEYPKFPCDASSSDVTQGTCTPTETCNNNNITDDFHAQFACDEANSSTISYPIGNLFQDIEIPMYGGFHNQFPQTPFMMEDFPQMETKSILKPDMSENCFLYDKYIDCMNGTLEEIISLCSSQDHSVAFPML; encoded by the exons ATGGCTCCAATGTCTCTACCACCTGGTTTCAGGTTCCACCCTACAGATGAAGAACTTGTTGCTTACTATTTAGAGAGAAAAATAACAGGTAGAATCATTGAGCTTGACATCATTGCAGAAGTTGATCTCTACAAATGTGAACCTTGGGATTTGCCAG AAAAGTCATTTCTTCCAAGCAAGGATATGGAGTGGTATTTTTACAGTCCAAGAGACAGAAAGTATCCAAATGGGTCAAGAACAAATAGAGCAACAAGAGGTGGTTATTGGAAAGCAACAGGAAAAGATAGAGCAGTGAATTCTCAAAAGAGACAAGTTGGAATGAAGAAGACACTTGTTTATTACAAAGGTAGAGCACCTCATGGAATTAGAACCAACTGGGTTATGCATGAATATCGTCTTAATGAATCACACCCCGGTGCTTCTCTCTCTTCTTTGAAG gATTCATATTCGTTGTGTCGAATTTTCAAGAAGACAATTCAAATTTCGACAAAACCTAATGAAGAAGAACAAGCTGAAGATACAAAGAAGGAAATAATGATGCAAGGGGAAGACTCAAGTGGAAATGAGATAATGGAAACTATGGATGAAAaagttattaataataataataataatgaatatcCAAAATTTCCATGTGACGCTTCATCTTCTGATGTCACTCAAGGAACATGCACACCAACAGAAACATGCAATAACAACAATATAACAGATGATTTTCATGCACAATTTGCTTGTGATGAAGCAAATAGCTCAACTATTTCTTATCCTATTGGAAACTTATTTcag GATATAGAAATACCTATGTATGGTGGCTTCCATAATCAATTTCCCCAAACACCTTTTATGATGGAAGATTTTCCACAAATGGAGACAAAATCAATATTGAAGCCAGATATGAGTGAAAACTGCTTTCTATATGACAAATACATAGACTGTATGAATGGAACACTAGAAGAAATCATTTCCTTGTGTTCCTCTCAAGATCATTCTGTGGCTTTTCCAATGCTATAG